A genomic stretch from Sphingomonas sp. HDW15A includes:
- the ruvB gene encoding Holliday junction branch migration DNA helicase RuvB, with product MATDPARITTPERTAEDQDQALRPKSLDEFVGQKAARENLRIFVNAARARGEALDHVLFFGPPGLGKTTLAGILAREMGVGFRATSGPVIAKSGDLAALLTNLEDGDVLFIDEIHRLNPAVEEVLYPAMEDRALDLMIGEGPSARSVRIDLPKFTLVGATTRQGLLTTPLRDRFGIPVRLNFYSVDELEQVVRRAARLLGAPTTAEGEHEIARRSRGTPRIAGRLLRRVRDFAHAAGAQEIDATVADRALDRLEIDALGLDAMDRRYLTMIADLYGGGPVGIETLAAGLSEPRDTLEDVVEPYLIQLGLIARTARGRCLNGRGWTHLGLNPPAGSQTGLFDPESPK from the coding sequence ATGGCCACCGACCCAGCACGCATCACCACGCCGGAACGGACGGCCGAGGATCAGGACCAGGCGCTCCGGCCCAAGTCGCTCGACGAATTCGTCGGCCAGAAGGCCGCGCGCGAGAATTTGCGGATCTTCGTCAATGCCGCCCGTGCGCGCGGAGAAGCGCTCGACCATGTCCTGTTCTTCGGGCCGCCAGGTCTCGGCAAGACGACGCTCGCCGGAATTCTCGCTCGTGAAATGGGCGTCGGCTTCCGCGCAACCAGCGGTCCGGTCATCGCCAAGTCGGGCGATCTTGCCGCGCTGCTCACCAATCTCGAAGACGGCGACGTGCTGTTCATCGACGAGATCCACCGCCTCAATCCGGCGGTCGAGGAAGTGCTCTATCCGGCGATGGAGGACCGTGCGCTAGACCTGATGATCGGCGAGGGCCCGTCTGCCCGATCGGTCCGCATCGACCTGCCGAAGTTCACATTGGTCGGCGCGACAACGCGCCAAGGTCTGCTCACCACGCCACTTCGCGACCGCTTCGGAATCCCCGTCCGGCTCAATTTCTACTCGGTCGACGAGCTTGAGCAGGTCGTTCGCCGGGCCGCACGGCTGCTCGGCGCACCGACCACGGCGGAAGGCGAGCATGAGATTGCGCGCCGTTCGCGGGGCACTCCTCGCATAGCGGGGCGACTGCTGCGGAGGGTCCGCGATTTCGCCCATGCTGCGGGAGCCCAGGAGATCGACGCCACCGTTGCCGACCGCGCGCTTGATCGGCTTGAGATCGACGCACTCGGCCTCGACGCGATGGACCGCCGCTACCTGACGATGATCGCCGACCTCTACGGCGGTGGTCCGGTTGGTATCGAGACTCTGGCAGCCGGTCTTTCCGAACCGCGCGACACGCTGGAGGATGTCGTCGAGCCCTATCTCATTCAGCTTGGCCTCATTGCCCGCACGGCAAGAGGTCGTTGCCTCAACGGGCGCGGCTGGACCCACTTGGGCCTCAACCCGCCCGCCGGCAGCCAGACAGGACTTTTCGACCCGGAGTCGCCGAAATGA
- a CDS encoding membrane dipeptidase, producing the protein MRITRRAMIGSAAAMFTAAPLFGRTPKTPAAGWFDRAIVIDGLGGLNDPYTQGEIARLSDRAFAEMMRTGVTVLRDTVMPVGNTADPWADYRKYIDHSLQFFSANPDRLLLVRSAADILKAKREKKFGIVIGTQDTSMVGGDLDRLAGMKKDGVMSVQLTYNNGNLAGDGALEPRDGGVTKLGRATIERIEAEKLLLDLSHGGARTMAEATAHAKRPLVISHTGARALTDHPRNTADTTIRAVADKGGVTGVYFMPFLAADMKPSGDALIAHIEHVANVAGEEGVGIGTDNGVMPIVLDEQSRKRMDDWTVERIKRGIAAPGEAVGVYTLVAAYNSLDRYRRLARNLEKRGWSQSRLEKLMGGNFLRVYKDAWGG; encoded by the coding sequence ATGCGGATCACACGACGCGCGATGATTGGATCGGCGGCCGCGATGTTCACCGCCGCGCCTCTGTTTGGGCGGACGCCCAAGACGCCGGCTGCGGGATGGTTCGACCGGGCGATTGTTATCGACGGGCTAGGCGGGCTTAATGATCCTTATACCCAGGGCGAGATTGCGCGCCTCAGCGACCGCGCCTTCGCCGAGATGATGCGGACCGGCGTGACCGTCCTTCGGGATACGGTGATGCCAGTCGGCAATACCGCCGATCCGTGGGCCGACTATCGCAAATACATCGATCACAGCCTGCAATTTTTCTCGGCGAATCCCGACCGGCTGCTGCTTGTGCGAAGTGCCGCGGACATCCTCAAGGCCAAGCGCGAGAAGAAGTTCGGGATCGTCATCGGCACGCAGGACACGTCGATGGTCGGCGGCGACCTAGACCGGCTCGCGGGAATGAAGAAGGACGGGGTGATGTCCGTCCAGCTGACCTATAACAACGGCAACCTCGCCGGCGACGGAGCGCTGGAGCCACGCGATGGCGGCGTGACCAAGCTGGGCCGCGCAACGATCGAACGGATCGAAGCGGAGAAATTGCTGCTCGACCTCAGCCACGGTGGGGCGCGGACGATGGCCGAGGCGACGGCGCACGCGAAACGCCCGCTTGTTATCAGCCATACGGGCGCGCGGGCGCTGACCGACCATCCGCGCAACACAGCCGACACGACCATTAGGGCGGTGGCCGACAAGGGCGGCGTCACCGGCGTCTATTTCATGCCGTTCCTAGCCGCCGACATGAAGCCGTCGGGCGACGCGCTGATCGCGCATATCGAGCATGTCGCCAACGTCGCGGGCGAGGAGGGGGTCGGCATCGGCACCGACAATGGCGTGATGCCGATCGTGCTCGACGAGCAATCGCGGAAGCGGATGGACGACTGGACGGTCGAGCGGATCAAGCGCGGCATCGCCGCACCAGGCGAGGCGGTGGGCGTCTACACGCTGGTCGCGGCGTACAACAGCCTCGACCGCTACCGCCGGCTGGCTCGCAACCTCGAGAAACGCGGCTGGAGCCAGTCGCGGCTAGAGAAGCTCATGGGCGGCAACTTCCTCCGCGTCTACAAGGACGCTTGGGGCGGTTGA
- a CDS encoding GFA family protein gives MTGAHTASCRCGQLKATATGVPVRVSVCHCLDCQKRCGSAFAAQVRFPADSVTIVGEAVQWTSENGGVFRHCPVCGATVAFAAAIPDTIAIPLGAFDDPYAFIPTVSVWEERQHEWVEIAGDIEHFD, from the coding sequence ATGACCGGCGCCCACACCGCCTCCTGCCGCTGCGGCCAGCTTAAGGCGACCGCGACCGGGGTCCCGGTCCGAGTGTCGGTCTGCCACTGCCTCGATTGCCAGAAGAGATGCGGCTCGGCCTTTGCTGCGCAGGTTCGCTTTCCTGCGGACTCAGTCACGATTGTGGGCGAGGCTGTCCAGTGGACGTCCGAGAATGGCGGCGTGTTCCGCCACTGTCCGGTCTGCGGCGCGACAGTGGCGTTCGCGGCGGCGATACCGGACACGATTGCCATTCCGCTCGGTGCGTTCGACGACCCCTATGCTTTCATCCCGACGGTCTCGGTATGGGAAGAGCGCCAGCATGAATGGGTCGAAATCGCTGGCGACATCGAGCATTTCGACTGA
- a CDS encoding ParA family protein translates to MIVAVYNAKGGVGKTTLAVNLAWASTVISGLKTLLWDLDAQAASSYVLGQEPAAKLARPSIMKDADPSKLIRPTQIEGLDLLPADDSLRDLDRHFHDLGKRKRLAKIAERLLSSYDLIVIDCPPGLTDTSDQILRAADIAVVPIIPAALSRRALDVIKEHVGRKKGPRVILAPVFSMVDRRRNLHREELEKHQGWPAIPMASAYERMSEERMPVGELMSRASPPVQAIVDVWKRIEKALGR, encoded by the coding sequence ATGATCGTTGCCGTCTACAATGCGAAAGGCGGGGTCGGAAAAACGACTCTGGCCGTCAATCTCGCCTGGGCAAGTACCGTCATCTCCGGCCTGAAGACGCTTCTGTGGGATTTGGACGCACAGGCGGCGTCGAGCTACGTGCTCGGCCAGGAACCGGCCGCGAAACTGGCGCGGCCCAGCATCATGAAAGACGCCGACCCGTCGAAGTTGATCCGCCCGACCCAAATCGAGGGACTCGATCTACTCCCCGCAGACGATTCCCTTCGCGACCTCGACCGCCATTTCCACGACCTCGGGAAACGCAAGCGCCTGGCGAAAATCGCCGAAAGGCTACTGAGCAGTTACGACCTGATCGTCATCGACTGCCCGCCAGGACTGACCGATACGTCCGACCAGATCCTTCGCGCCGCCGACATCGCCGTCGTCCCGATCATCCCCGCGGCTCTTTCGCGCCGCGCGCTCGATGTCATCAAGGAGCATGTCGGGCGCAAGAAAGGCCCGCGGGTCATCCTCGCGCCAGTCTTCTCGATGGTCGACCGCCGCCGCAATCTTCACCGCGAGGAGCTCGAGAAGCACCAAGGCTGGCCGGCAATACCGATGGCGAGCGCGTACGAACGGATGAGTGAGGAGCGCATGCCGGTCGGCGAGTTAATGTCGCGCGCTTCGCCGCCGGTGCAGGCGATCGTCGATGTCTGGAAGCGGATTGAAAAGGCGCTGGGTCGATGA
- the ruvA gene encoding Holliday junction branch migration protein RuvA, giving the protein MIARLAGTLVEVAADHAVVDVAGVGYLVQASGRTLDSLGGVGSEVLLLTELQVREDGWTLFAFGSTGERETFRLLTSVQGVGGRVALAILSVLTPEELAGAVSRGDKAMVGRANGVGPKLAQRIVNELAGKIGSHPLAGVAGAAPPRGGAAKDALSALANLGFKPAEASSAVAAAVEDLGPDASLDSLVRLALRKAAK; this is encoded by the coding sequence ATGATCGCCCGTCTTGCCGGAACCCTCGTCGAAGTCGCCGCCGACCATGCCGTCGTCGACGTCGCCGGCGTCGGCTATCTCGTCCAGGCCAGCGGTCGGACACTGGATTCGCTTGGCGGGGTCGGCAGCGAGGTGCTGCTGCTGACCGAGCTTCAGGTGCGTGAGGATGGATGGACCCTTTTCGCCTTCGGTTCGACCGGCGAGCGCGAGACATTCCGCCTTCTGACCAGCGTTCAGGGCGTCGGCGGCCGGGTTGCGCTGGCGATCCTGTCCGTGCTGACTCCAGAGGAACTCGCCGGGGCCGTGTCGCGTGGCGACAAGGCGATGGTCGGCCGGGCCAACGGCGTCGGGCCAAAGCTCGCCCAGCGGATCGTCAACGAGCTTGCCGGCAAGATCGGGAGCCACCCGCTTGCTGGTGTTGCTGGAGCGGCGCCCCCGCGTGGCGGTGCGGCGAAGGACGCGCTTAGCGCCCTTGCCAACCTCGGCTTCAAGCCGGCCGAGGCGAGTTCGGCTGTCGCCGCCGCAGTCGAGGACCTTGGTCCGGACGCAAGTCTCGATTCCCTCGTCCGGCTGGCGCTCAGAAAGGCCGCGAAATGA
- a CDS encoding alpha/beta hydrolase — protein MPIITTRDGTEIFYKDWGDKAAQPIIFHHGWPLSADDWDNQMMFFLSEGFRVIAHDRRGHGRSTQTETGNEMDTYAADVAELAGQLRLRDAIHIGHSTGGGEVIHYVARAEEGRVAKAVIIAAIPPVMVKKESNPGGTPIEVFDGYRAALAANRAQLYRDIPAGPFYGFNRPGAQPSEGVVDNWYRQGMMGGIKAQYDCIKAFSETDFTDDLKAIDLPVLVLHGDDDQIVPYEDSAPLSAKLLKNGTLKTYAGFPHGMCTTHPAVVNADILAFIRGEEAAEPPVTVEIVEPTVPAG, from the coding sequence ATGCCTATCATTACAACGCGCGACGGAACCGAGATTTTCTACAAGGACTGGGGCGACAAGGCGGCCCAGCCGATTATCTTCCATCATGGCTGGCCGCTCAGCGCCGACGACTGGGACAATCAGATGATGTTCTTCCTGAGCGAGGGCTTTCGGGTCATCGCCCACGACCGTCGTGGACATGGACGCTCGACTCAGACCGAGACCGGTAATGAAATGGATACCTATGCAGCCGATGTCGCGGAGCTTGCTGGGCAATTGCGCCTTCGCGATGCTATCCACATCGGCCATTCCACCGGTGGCGGAGAGGTGATTCATTATGTCGCGCGTGCCGAGGAGGGCCGAGTGGCCAAGGCTGTGATCATCGCTGCCATCCCGCCTGTCATGGTCAAAAAGGAGAGCAACCCCGGCGGCACCCCGATTGAAGTTTTCGACGGATATCGCGCAGCCCTGGCCGCTAATCGCGCTCAGCTCTATCGCGACATACCCGCCGGCCCGTTCTACGGTTTCAACCGGCCAGGCGCGCAGCCGAGCGAAGGTGTCGTCGATAATTGGTACCGACAAGGGATGATGGGCGGGATCAAGGCGCAATACGACTGCATCAAGGCTTTTTCTGAAACCGATTTCACGGACGACCTGAAAGCCATCGACCTGCCGGTGCTGGTGCTGCATGGCGACGACGACCAGATCGTGCCTTACGAAGACTCGGCGCCGTTATCGGCCAAGCTGCTGAAGAACGGGACGCTCAAGACCTACGCGGGCTTTCCACACGGAATGTGCACCACGCATCCGGCTGTCGTGAACGCGGACATCTTGGCCTTCATCCGCGGCGAGGAGGCTGCCGAACCGCCGGTGACGGTGGAAATCGTCGAGCCGACGGTACCAGCAGGCTAG
- the ruvC gene encoding crossover junction endodeoxyribonuclease RuvC, whose product MTLILGLDPGLGTTGWGLIRAEGNRLSHVANGQLKTVSTEPLPRRLAHLASQLEALLADRSPESAAVEEVFVNKNPQSTLKLGQARGVTLMIAARSGIDVAEYAARFVKKAVVGVGNADKAQVHAMVQRLLPGAAIAGPDAADALAVAITHAHHIASARRGL is encoded by the coding sequence GTGACGCTGATTCTCGGCCTCGATCCGGGGCTGGGCACGACGGGCTGGGGCCTGATCCGGGCAGAAGGGAACCGCCTTAGCCATGTCGCCAACGGGCAGTTGAAGACGGTTTCGACCGAACCGCTTCCGAGGCGTCTGGCGCACCTCGCGAGCCAGCTCGAGGCGCTGCTGGCCGACCGCTCGCCTGAATCCGCAGCGGTGGAGGAAGTGTTCGTCAACAAGAACCCGCAATCGACCTTGAAGCTGGGCCAAGCGCGCGGCGTGACCCTGATGATCGCGGCCCGTTCCGGCATCGACGTCGCTGAATATGCCGCGCGCTTCGTCAAAAAGGCGGTGGTCGGTGTCGGCAACGCCGACAAGGCGCAGGTCCACGCCATGGTCCAGCGGCTCCTTCCCGGGGCTGCCATTGCCGGACCAGACGCGGCGGATGCGCTTGCCGTCGCCATCACCCACGCCCATCACATCGCGAGCGCGCGGCGCGGCCTCTAG
- a CDS encoding DUF3147 family protein, producing MWGWLAVKALVSGIIVAAVSEIARRYPGFGGLIASLPLVSVLGMLWLWHDKPDAMNMADHASATFWFVLPSLPMFLVIPALLRGGMNFHLALLLGCLLTIVLYVGMIALAPKVGIRL from the coding sequence ATGTGGGGCTGGCTGGCGGTCAAGGCGCTGGTCAGCGGGATCATCGTTGCGGCGGTGTCGGAAATTGCTCGGCGCTATCCCGGATTCGGCGGCCTGATCGCCTCGCTCCCGCTGGTCTCGGTGCTCGGGATGCTGTGGCTGTGGCATGACAAGCCCGACGCAATGAACATGGCCGATCATGCGAGCGCGACCTTCTGGTTTGTGCTCCCTTCGCTTCCGATGTTCCTGGTCATCCCAGCGCTTCTTCGCGGCGGGATGAACTTTCATCTCGCGCTGCTGCTAGGCTGCCTGCTGACAATCGTCCTCTATGTTGGAATGATCGCTCTGGCGCCCAAAGTCGGAATCCGCCTGTGA
- a CDS encoding YebC/PmpR family DNA-binding transcriptional regulator encodes MAGHSKFKNIMHRKGAQDKKRSAMFSKLSREITVAAKMGMPDPDMNPRLRAAVLAAKAQSMPKDNIQRAIDKASAGDTENYEEIRYEGFGPGGVSLIVEALSDNRNRTATNVRTAFSKNGGNLGASGSVSHGFERMGLIEYGAAAGDADKVLEAAIEAGADDVESDEEGHEIWTSIDSLHEVAKGLESALGEAEAVKLAWKPQTPVNVAGDDVATLMKLIDTLEEDDDVQTVWGNYEISDAELEKLA; translated from the coding sequence ATGGCCGGTCACAGCAAATTCAAGAACATCATGCACCGCAAGGGTGCGCAGGATAAGAAGCGCTCGGCGATGTTCTCCAAGCTGTCGCGCGAAATCACCGTCGCCGCGAAGATGGGCATGCCGGATCCGGACATGAACCCGCGGCTCCGCGCCGCCGTCCTTGCCGCCAAGGCGCAGTCGATGCCCAAGGACAATATCCAGCGGGCGATCGATAAGGCGTCTGCAGGCGACACCGAGAATTACGAGGAAATCCGCTACGAAGGCTTCGGTCCAGGAGGCGTCAGCCTGATCGTGGAGGCATTGAGCGACAACCGGAACCGCACGGCGACCAATGTCCGCACCGCCTTCTCCAAGAACGGCGGCAACCTCGGTGCCTCCGGCTCCGTTTCTCACGGTTTCGAACGCATGGGCCTGATCGAATACGGCGCGGCTGCCGGCGACGCCGACAAGGTGCTGGAAGCTGCGATCGAAGCGGGCGCCGACGACGTCGAAAGCGATGAGGAGGGCCATGAGATCTGGACCTCGATCGATTCGCTCCACGAGGTCGCCAAGGGCCTCGAAAGTGCGCTCGGCGAGGCGGAAGCGGTCAAGCTCGCCTGGAAGCCGCAAACCCCGGTCAATGTCGCCGGCGACGACGTCGCGACACTGATGAAGCTGATCGACACGCTGGAGGAAGACGACGACGTCCAGACCGTGTGGGGGAATTACGAGATTTCGGACGCCGAGTTGGAGAAGCTGGCGTGA
- a CDS encoding DUF2312 domain-containing protein, whose product MAEGTVAADQLRLFIERIERLEEEKKGIADDIRDVYAEAKANGYDSKIMRMIVRLRKMESHTRQEQDALLETYRAALGLG is encoded by the coding sequence ATGGCGGAAGGCACCGTCGCAGCGGATCAGTTGCGGCTATTCATCGAGCGGATCGAACGGCTTGAGGAAGAGAAGAAGGGCATCGCCGACGACATTCGCGACGTCTACGCGGAGGCCAAGGCCAACGGCTACGATTCGAAGATCATGCGGATGATCGTTCGTCTCAGGAAAATGGAATCGCATACGCGGCAGGAACAGGACGCGCTGCTCGAGACCTATCGCGCCGCGCTTGGCCTGGGCTAA
- the pyk gene encoding pyruvate kinase has product MTPRARKVRILATLGPASSSPEMIRKLYEAGADAFRLNMSHGDQQGKIALIEAIRALEQEYHRPTTILVDLQGPKLRVGDFAGGEAFLDEGQEFVLDRDSAAGDRTRVELPHPELFEAIDVGDQLLINDGKIRLRVEEVAADRIETRVEVGGRISNSKGVNVPDVVVPIPAMTDKDRSDLDFALSQGVDWIALSFVQRPEDVAEAKALIGNRAGLLAKIEKPAAIERLDAILKIADAVMVARGDLGVELPPEGVPPAQNRIVAEARRLGKPVVVATQMLESMITSPSPTRAEVSDVATAIYEGADAVMLSAESAAGDYPIEAVAMMDRIGRSVEADPVYSARVHFTETPAEPTTADALSESAAQIVEIIGAKAMACYTSSGSTARRIARERPPVPIMVMTASLEVARRQGLLWGVHAVHTRDVSNFEEMVGKAKRMALRHRIAGAGERMVVMAGVPFGQSGSTNVIHVVKLEGDELQQRVG; this is encoded by the coding sequence ATGACCCCGCGCGCCCGCAAGGTGCGAATCCTCGCAACGCTTGGCCCGGCCAGCAGCAGCCCGGAAATGATCCGCAAGCTCTATGAGGCCGGGGCCGATGCCTTCCGGCTCAATATGAGTCATGGCGACCAGCAGGGGAAAATCGCGCTTATTGAGGCCATCCGCGCGCTCGAGCAGGAATATCACCGCCCGACCACGATTCTCGTCGATCTCCAGGGTCCGAAGCTTCGCGTGGGCGACTTCGCCGGCGGCGAAGCTTTCCTTGACGAAGGGCAGGAGTTCGTTCTCGACCGCGACTCCGCGGCGGGCGATCGGACCCGGGTCGAGCTTCCGCATCCCGAATTGTTCGAGGCCATCGACGTCGGCGACCAGCTGCTGATCAACGACGGCAAGATCCGCCTCCGCGTCGAAGAGGTCGCGGCAGACCGGATTGAGACGCGGGTCGAGGTCGGCGGCCGGATCTCGAACAGCAAGGGCGTCAACGTCCCCGACGTGGTCGTGCCGATCCCGGCGATGACCGACAAGGACCGCAGCGACCTCGATTTCGCGCTGAGCCAGGGCGTCGACTGGATCGCGCTGAGCTTCGTCCAGCGCCCGGAGGATGTCGCGGAGGCCAAGGCGCTGATCGGCAATCGCGCCGGCCTGCTCGCCAAGATCGAGAAGCCGGCCGCGATCGAGCGGCTGGATGCCATCCTCAAGATTGCCGACGCGGTGATGGTCGCCCGCGGCGACTTGGGCGTCGAGCTTCCGCCTGAGGGCGTGCCGCCCGCCCAGAACCGGATCGTCGCCGAGGCCCGCCGGCTTGGCAAACCCGTGGTCGTCGCCACCCAGATGCTGGAATCGATGATCACTTCGCCAAGCCCCACCCGCGCCGAGGTAAGCGACGTCGCGACCGCAATTTACGAAGGCGCGGACGCGGTAATGTTGTCGGCGGAGAGTGCGGCGGGCGATTATCCGATCGAGGCGGTAGCGATGATGGACCGCATCGGCCGCAGCGTCGAAGCCGACCCGGTCTATTCGGCGCGGGTGCATTTCACCGAGACGCCGGCCGAGCCGACCACCGCCGACGCGCTCAGCGAAAGCGCGGCGCAAATCGTCGAAATCATCGGTGCGAAGGCGATGGCCTGCTACACCTCGAGCGGATCGACGGCGCGGCGTATCGCGCGCGAACGCCCGCCGGTGCCGATCATGGTCATGACCGCCAGCCTTGAGGTCGCGCGACGGCAGGGTCTGCTATGGGGCGTTCACGCGGTTCACACCCGCGACGTAAGCAATTTCGAGGAAATGGTCGGGAAGGCCAAACGCATGGCGCTCCGCCATCGGATTGCAGGCGCCGGGGAGCGCATGGTGGTGATGGCCGGCGTGCCCTTCGGGCAGTCGGGAAGCACCAACGTGATCCATGTGGTCAAGCTGGAAGGCGACGAATTGCAGCAGCGCGTCGGCTAG
- a CDS encoding NAD(P)H-hydrate dehydratase, with protein sequence MNKVRGLDAAELKRNPLPQREGGDKDSHGKILIIAGSRDVPGAALLAAYGAMRVGAGKLQIAAPDDIAVSLGIAMPEAMVVGFANASDGGFARRAVKAMIDRAGCVDAVVAGPGMTGNSATEKLASELVALGKPLALDAALLHALPPSDDEAREARIPPVLLPHSGEMASLLGCDSAEVEHDPLGCGRACASRYGAAVLVKGVQSHVVAPDGRAWLYRGGCPGLGVSGSGDTLAGIVGGLLARGADPVIALLWAVWLHGEAGARLSEKVGAAGFLAREIPGEVPALLDGA encoded by the coding sequence ATGAACAAGGTTCGTGGGCTCGATGCCGCTGAGCTGAAACGCAATCCGCTCCCGCAGCGGGAAGGCGGCGACAAGGATAGCCACGGCAAAATCCTGATTATCGCCGGGTCGCGTGATGTGCCTGGCGCGGCCTTGCTCGCCGCTTATGGCGCGATGAGGGTCGGCGCCGGGAAGCTGCAGATCGCGGCTCCGGACGATATCGCCGTGTCGCTCGGAATCGCCATGCCAGAAGCGATGGTGGTCGGCTTCGCAAATGCAAGCGACGGTGGCTTCGCGCGCCGCGCGGTCAAGGCGATGATCGACCGGGCAGGTTGCGTTGACGCCGTTGTCGCCGGTCCGGGAATGACCGGCAATTCTGCCACCGAGAAATTGGCGAGCGAACTGGTAGCGCTGGGGAAGCCACTCGCGCTCGATGCGGCGCTTCTTCACGCACTCCCACCCAGCGACGACGAAGCGCGCGAGGCGCGCATCCCGCCGGTCCTCCTGCCCCATTCCGGCGAGATGGCGAGCTTGCTTGGGTGCGATTCTGCGGAGGTCGAACATGATCCGCTGGGCTGCGGCCGAGCCTGTGCGTCGCGCTACGGCGCGGCAGTGCTCGTGAAGGGCGTACAGAGTCACGTCGTCGCGCCGGACGGGCGGGCCTGGCTCTACCGCGGCGGCTGTCCAGGCCTCGGCGTTTCGGGAAGCGGCGACACGCTCGCCGGCATCGTCGGCGGCCTACTGGCGCGCGGCGCCGACCCGGTCATCGCCTTGCTATGGGCGGTGTGGCTTCACGGCGAAGCCGGCGCGAGGCTGTCAGAAAAGGTCGGTGCGGCAGGTTTCCTTGCGCGCGAAATCCCCGGCGAAGTGCCGGCGCTGCTCGACGGAGCCTAG
- a CDS encoding histidine phosphatase family protein codes for MPQRQHWPERLWLVRHGQSQGNVARDAAHEAGLSVIDLDLRDVDVPLSELGHRQAEAAGRWFASLPEHERPEVILASPYIRAKQTAEAICKAGGLAGGSKPTIIDERLREREFGVFDGLTTKGIREKYPEEAAHRTKMGKFYHRPPGGESWADVILRLRSALNTINLHYSDKRVVVVAHQVVVLCMRYILEELSEAEILAIDRQAEILNCGICAYDFEPDEAALCAPTLVLWNHGAPMEAEGTPQTAEPDAMTGSR; via the coding sequence ATGCCGCAGCGCCAGCATTGGCCGGAACGTCTATGGTTGGTTCGTCACGGTCAGAGCCAGGGCAATGTCGCACGCGACGCCGCGCACGAGGCGGGGCTAAGCGTCATCGATCTCGACCTCCGTGATGTCGACGTGCCGCTAAGCGAGCTTGGTCACCGCCAGGCCGAGGCCGCCGGTCGGTGGTTCGCATCGCTACCGGAGCATGAGCGGCCGGAAGTGATCCTCGCCAGTCCCTACATCCGCGCCAAGCAAACTGCGGAAGCGATCTGCAAGGCCGGCGGGCTGGCCGGTGGATCGAAGCCGACGATCATCGACGAGCGCCTTCGCGAGCGGGAGTTTGGCGTGTTCGACGGGCTGACCACCAAGGGCATCCGCGAGAAATATCCGGAAGAAGCCGCGCATCGCACGAAGATGGGCAAATTCTACCATCGCCCGCCCGGCGGCGAGAGTTGGGCCGATGTCATCCTGCGCCTGCGCTCGGCGCTCAACACCATCAACCTTCATTATTCGGACAAGCGCGTCGTCGTCGTCGCCCACCAGGTGGTGGTACTATGCATGCGCTACATCCTGGAGGAACTTTCCGAGGCCGAGATCCTGGCGATCGATCGTCAGGCCGAAATCCTCAATTGCGGCATTTGCGCCTATGATTTCGAGCCGGACGAGGCCGCGCTGTGCGCGCCGACACTGGTGCTGTGGAACCATGGCGCGCCGATGGAGGCGGAAGGCACGCCACAAACCGCCGAGCCCGACGCGATGACCGGATCGCGATGA